In Desulfobacter hydrogenophilus, the genomic stretch TAGGGCAGGATCTTGCTTTTTAGAGGGTTGATGGCCCAGACCATTAATAACAGTCAGGGGTTTTAAATTCGGCATTGATGATATTTTGTTTACGACATAGTCCTCAGTGAAAAATTTTAAATGCCCTTCACAATGCTTATGTTATTGAATGCTGATTCTAAATCGGCTCGAGCGACTGATGATAGACAAAAAGCTCGCCTTACATAACCTTAAATTCGATCTATAAATTGCTGGACCTAAATTTCAATCATTAGGAAAGAATACGCTTCTTGTAAAAAGAAGAATGGGGACGTATATAAAACTCATATTAACCGAAATCTTATTAACAAGAGGCCTTAACCGGATGTTTTCAATTACACCTGCAAAAATACTTCTGATTACAGCCCTGGCTTTAGGTGGTGCGCTGTTAGGATTATTTGATAGGCTATATGCTTGCCAGTGGCACCATCTTCAGTTACATTCGACAATAGAAACTCTTGGCGGTATGACTTCCTGCCTAATTTCCATAATACTGTTCATCCAATCCAAAGAAAAGTTAGATGCTATTTTAGTTATGCTGGCGACAGGATTTGCGAGCATGGGGATACTTGATACAGCCCACGCCATAAGCCGGCTTGGAGATTCTTTTATTTTTCTTCACAGCGTAGCCAGTCTATCAGGCAGTTTTTTCTTTGCTTCGGTCTGGTTCTGCAAAAGACGACGATTTGGAAGCCTTAACGAACTACGTTTTATATACTTTGGATTTATTACCTTATCGGTTTCAATCGGATTGAGGGCTCTGCTGTTTCCGGGCGATGTGCCTCGAATTATGCCCTTGTTTGACGGCAAATTTACCATGGCAGCAGTGCTGATCAACCTAACAGCAAGCCTTCTGTTTATCGCCTCAGTATTTAAGTTTTATCAGGAGTACCGGCAAAGAGGCAACAAGCTGGATTTGCTTTTTGCTTGTTTGGCTTATCTATTTGGAATTTCCGCTATGATTTTCCCATTTTCAAGCCCATGGAATGGTATGTGGTGGATCTGGCACCTGGTACGACTATCCGCTTTTTTAACCACTCTTGTCTTTATTGCCCGGCAGTATGGAAAATATCTGGGAGTAAATGAGAGTGAAAACAAAAAGAATTATGAATAATGGAAATTTTGTTCTGGCTTCGTAAAATCCCAAGATATTTTGTCTTTTGGGTGCTGATTGATATAATTTATATTTTTTTTATATCTTCATTCCTGGGAACAGGTATTCCATTAAGCCTTTCCCAATTTATAGGTGTCCATTTGTTGGCCATCGCCGTGGGAACCATGGTCATGTTTGCGGGGCTGGGAGGGGGGGTGCTCTGGATACCAGTCTTAACTTTTTTAGATATCAGACCCTCCGAAGCGGTTGCCATTTCTATATTCACCCAAATTGCCGGAAAAGGTACTGGCTCATTGACTTACCTTTTCTACGGAATGGTGGATATGGAAAAGGCTGCAAGCTTTATTCCTATGGCCTTACTGGGCGTGACCCTGGGGTTTTTAGCGGGTTTTTGTATACCTACGGCCTATGAACGATTCTTGCTCTACATCTTTTTACTTATTGCTGGCTACCTGTTGATGAGAACCATTCAATCCCTTAACACTCAGAATTCGGATGCCGCCGAAAAAATCCCCCGTGACACTATGCCCCCTTTAAGAAGAAGCTACCCTGTTGTTGTCTTCTCCTCATTTTTTACAGGCTTTTTAAGTATTGGTAATACGGATTGGCTCATCCCCCATATGACGCTCAAACTTAATATGGAGACATCTCGGGCTGTGGCCACCAGTTTATTTATCATGTTTGTAACTATTTTATTTTACCTAATCTTGGTCTGCATTAGTGTCTGGGTTGGAAACGCATCCTGGCCCCATGGGACATCTTTGTTGTTTGCAACTTGCAGTGGTGTTATTATGGGAGGTCAAATCGGTACCCGTTTAATCCGTATCCCATGGTTAAAAAAGCATCAAAAACATACCTTTATTATTTTGCTGGCTATGTCTATCATTCACTTGATTTGGTAGAAAAACAGCCTGGAAAATCCGGATAAACATAATGGTATTAAACTGGGCTATTTGAAATTCTGATGCCATCACCAATAATAGATCAAAGTAACGTCCTATAAAATATGCTTCGTGGATTCAAATTCCCAGTTGCGACCCAGGCGATAATCAGGATATTCTCCAATTGACTGAAGGTTAAAAAGAAAGCCTCTTAAAAATTGATTCTATATCGAAACACTAAAATTAAACAGAATTTAGGGGATGTTATGAAGTATAAAGGATCTTGCCTTTGTGGTGAAATTGCTTTTGAAATAATCGGAGAATTTGAAAGCTTTTTTCTTTGCCATTGCGAACGTTGTAGAAAAGATACTGGCTCAGCACATGCTGCTAATTTATTTTCTTCTTCAGCTAAGTTAATATGGCTATCGGGCAAAGATAAAGCTAAAACGTTTGATTTCAAATCAGAGGGGCATATAAAAAGCTTTTGCTCGAATTGTGGATCAGCTCTTCCCAATATACAGATGGATGGAGATCTGTTGGTTGTTCCAGCCGGAAGTCTTGACAGTGATGTGCAAATGGAACCTCAAGGCCATATTTATTGGAGGGACAAAGCAAATTGGGACAATAATTTGGAAAAGGTTGCCAAATTCGACCAACTGCCAAATCAAAATAACATGTAATATCCATGACAAAAGCAAGTAATACCAAGGTCCACAATAATGGTATTTAAGGACTCCCAAACCAATTTTGAAAGGGCG encodes the following:
- a CDS encoding MASE3 domain-containing protein; protein product: MFSITPAKILLITALALGGALLGLFDRLYACQWHHLQLHSTIETLGGMTSCLISIILFIQSKEKLDAILVMLATGFASMGILDTAHAISRLGDSFIFLHSVASLSGSFFFASVWFCKRRRFGSLNELRFIYFGFITLSVSIGLRALLFPGDVPRIMPLFDGKFTMAAVLINLTASLLFIASVFKFYQEYRQRGNKLDLLFACLAYLFGISAMIFPFSSPWNGMWWIWHLVRLSAFLTTLVFIARQYGKYLGVNESENKKNYE
- a CDS encoding GFA family protein — encoded protein: MKYKGSCLCGEIAFEIIGEFESFFLCHCERCRKDTGSAHAANLFSSSAKLIWLSGKDKAKTFDFKSEGHIKSFCSNCGSALPNIQMDGDLLVVPAGSLDSDVQMEPQGHIYWRDKANWDNNLEKVAKFDQLPNQNNM
- a CDS encoding sulfite exporter TauE/SafE family protein gives rise to the protein MEILFWLRKIPRYFVFWVLIDIIYIFFISSFLGTGIPLSLSQFIGVHLLAIAVGTMVMFAGLGGGVLWIPVLTFLDIRPSEAVAISIFTQIAGKGTGSLTYLFYGMVDMEKAASFIPMALLGVTLGFLAGFCIPTAYERFLLYIFLLIAGYLLMRTIQSLNTQNSDAAEKIPRDTMPPLRRSYPVVVFSSFFTGFLSIGNTDWLIPHMTLKLNMETSRAVATSLFIMFVTILFYLILVCISVWVGNASWPHGTSLLFATCSGVIMGGQIGTRLIRIPWLKKHQKHTFIILLAMSIIHLIW